Proteins encoded within one genomic window of Rhizobium favelukesii:
- a CDS encoding alpha-glucosidase/alpha-galactosidase, with protein MARNPKITFIGAGSTVFMKNIIGDVLQRQALSGATIALMDINPQRLDESAIVVNKLISTLGAKAKAETYSDQRKALAGADFVVVAFQIGGYEPCTVTDFEIPKKYGLRQTIADTLGVGGIMRGLRTVPHLWKICEDMLAVCPEAIMLQYVNPMAINTWAIAQKYPDIKQVGLCHSVQGTAMELAHDLDIPYEDIRYRSAGINHMAFYLKFEHRQPDGSYKDLYPDLVRAYRDGRAPKPGWNPRCPNKVRYEMLTRLGYFVTESSEHFAEYTPYFIKDGREDLIEKFGIPLDEYPKRCIEQIERWKGQAEAYRSADKIEVKQSKEYASSIINSVWTGEPSVIYGNVRNNGCITSLPYNCAAEVPCLVDASGIQPTFIGDLPPQLTALMRTNINVQELTVQALMTENREHIYHAAMMDPHTAAELDLDQIWSMVDDLLAAHGDWLPAWARTGKKVQAA; from the coding sequence ATGGCAAGAAATCCCAAGATCACATTCATCGGCGCTGGCTCCACTGTCTTCATGAAGAACATCATCGGCGACGTGCTGCAGCGCCAGGCGCTGTCGGGTGCGACGATCGCACTGATGGACATCAATCCGCAGCGGCTTGACGAAAGCGCCATCGTCGTCAACAAGCTGATCTCGACGCTTGGGGCAAAGGCGAAGGCCGAGACCTATTCGGACCAGCGCAAGGCGCTTGCCGGTGCCGACTTCGTGGTCGTCGCCTTCCAGATCGGCGGCTACGAACCCTGCACCGTTACCGATTTCGAGATCCCGAAGAAGTACGGCCTGCGCCAGACGATCGCCGACACGCTCGGCGTCGGCGGCATCATGCGCGGCCTTCGCACCGTGCCGCATCTGTGGAAGATCTGCGAGGACATGCTTGCCGTCTGCCCTGAGGCGATCATGCTGCAATATGTCAATCCAATGGCGATCAACACATGGGCGATTGCGCAGAAGTATCCTGATATCAAGCAGGTTGGCCTTTGCCACTCGGTGCAGGGCACTGCGATGGAACTGGCGCACGACCTCGACATTCCCTACGAGGACATCCGTTACCGTTCCGCCGGCATCAACCACATGGCCTTCTACTTGAAGTTCGAACATCGCCAGCCGGATGGTTCCTACAAGGATCTTTATCCAGATCTGGTGCGCGCCTATCGCGACGGCCGCGCGCCGAAACCCGGCTGGAACCCGCGCTGCCCGAACAAGGTGCGCTACGAGATGTTGACGCGGCTTGGCTATTTCGTCACCGAGAGCTCGGAGCATTTTGCCGAGTACACGCCGTACTTCATCAAGGACGGGCGCGAGGATCTGATCGAGAAGTTCGGCATTCCGCTCGATGAATATCCAAAGCGCTGCATCGAACAGATCGAGCGCTGGAAGGGGCAGGCGGAAGCCTATCGTTCGGCCGACAAGATCGAGGTCAAGCAGTCGAAGGAATATGCCTCCTCGATCATCAACTCGGTCTGGACCGGCGAGCCCTCGGTGATCTATGGCAACGTCCGCAACAATGGCTGCATCACCTCGCTGCCCTACAACTGCGCCGCCGAAGTGCCGTGCCTGGTCGACGCGTCGGGCATCCAGCCAACCTTTATCGGCGACCTGCCGCCGCAGCTGACGGCGCTCATGCGCACCAACATCAACGTCCAGGAACTGACGGTCCAGGCGCTGATGACCGAGAACCGCGAGCATATCTACCACGCCGCAATGATGGACCCGCACACCGCAGCCGAACTCGACCTCGACCAGATCTGGTCCATGGTGGACGATCTGCTCGCCGCCCACGGCGACTGGTTGCCGGCATGGGCACGCACCGGCAAAAAGGTTCAGGCCGCCTGA
- a CDS encoding ABC transporter ATP-binding protein gives MALALVNSFAPPVRLDHEGRTESPIIDARNIAVNFKVEHGTVEAVKDISFQLYRGETIAIVGESGSGKSVTARTVMGLLSKRAVVAPKSTVEYDGANILQFSERQRRKLRGDRISMIFQEPMSSLNPIYTIGSQIVEAIRVHRRMSKKQAQARALELLKHVQIPDPEARLNQYPHQLSGGQRQRVMIAMALANDPDVLIADEPTTALDVTVQAQILNLIRNLQQELRMAVILITHDLTVVRQFSDYVYVMQHGEMREHNTTEKLFANPQHAYTKHLLGSEPRGQANPLPEGSDVILEARDVRVSFMMRHGSFFKPQLKELVAVDSLNLTLRRHETLGLVGESGSGKTTFGQALLRLNDPDGGEIFFDKLPIHGKSRSQMRPLRSRMQVVFQDPFSSLNPRMTIGQIIEEGLVVNKLGATKAERLDRVRQALIAAGMPGNILSRFPHEFSGGQRQRIAIARAIALEPEFILLDEPTSALDLSVQAQIIELLRRLQDERGLSYLFISHDLKVVRALCHRVIVMQNGKIMEEGPVNDVLTNPKTAYTERLVKAAFEVS, from the coding sequence ATGGCCCTTGCACTCGTCAACTCCTTCGCGCCGCCCGTTCGCCTCGATCACGAGGGCCGCACTGAAAGCCCGATCATCGACGCCCGCAACATCGCCGTGAATTTCAAGGTCGAGCATGGCACGGTCGAGGCCGTGAAGGATATCTCCTTTCAGCTTTATCGTGGCGAAACGATTGCGATCGTCGGTGAATCCGGTTCGGGTAAATCCGTGACGGCCCGCACCGTCATGGGGCTGTTATCCAAGCGGGCGGTGGTCGCGCCGAAATCGACCGTCGAATATGACGGTGCCAATATCCTTCAGTTTTCCGAGCGCCAACGCCGCAAGCTACGCGGTGACCGTATCTCGATGATCTTTCAGGAACCGATGAGCTCGTTGAACCCGATCTACACGATCGGCAGCCAGATCGTCGAGGCAATCCGTGTTCATCGCAGGATGAGCAAGAAGCAGGCGCAAGCCCGCGCCTTGGAACTGCTGAAGCACGTTCAGATCCCGGATCCGGAGGCACGGCTCAACCAGTATCCGCATCAGCTTTCCGGCGGCCAGCGTCAGCGCGTGATGATCGCCATGGCACTTGCCAACGACCCCGATGTGCTGATCGCCGACGAGCCGACCACGGCGCTCGACGTTACTGTGCAGGCACAGATCCTCAACCTCATCCGCAACCTCCAGCAAGAGCTGCGCATGGCGGTGATCCTGATCACCCACGACCTGACGGTGGTGCGGCAGTTCTCCGACTATGTCTACGTGATGCAGCATGGCGAGATGCGCGAGCACAACACCACGGAAAAGCTCTTTGCCAATCCTCAGCACGCCTATACCAAGCACCTCCTCGGCTCCGAGCCTCGCGGTCAGGCCAATCCACTGCCGGAAGGATCGGATGTCATCCTGGAGGCCAGGGACGTGCGCGTCTCCTTCATGATGCGCCACGGCAGCTTCTTCAAACCACAGTTGAAGGAACTCGTTGCCGTCGATAGCCTGAACCTCACGCTTCGTCGCCATGAGACGCTGGGTCTGGTCGGTGAATCCGGTTCCGGCAAGACCACGTTCGGCCAGGCACTGCTCAGGCTGAACGATCCGGATGGTGGCGAAATCTTCTTCGACAAGCTGCCGATCCATGGCAAGTCGCGTTCGCAAATGCGACCGCTACGCTCGCGCATGCAGGTCGTCTTTCAGGATCCGTTCTCCTCGCTCAATCCGCGCATGACGATCGGGCAGATCATCGAAGAAGGGCTTGTCGTCAACAAGCTCGGTGCAACCAAGGCCGAACGGCTCGATCGCGTCCGCCAGGCGCTGATTGCGGCGGGCATGCCCGGCAATATCCTATCTCGCTTTCCGCACGAGTTTTCCGGCGGCCAGCGTCAGCGAATCGCCATTGCCCGCGCCATCGCGCTCGAGCCGGAATTCATCCTGCTCGACGAGCCGACCTCGGCACTCGATCTGTCGGTCCAGGCGCAGATCATCGAACTGCTGCGCAGGCTGCAGGACGAACGGGGTCTCAGCTACCTCTTCATTTCGCACGATCTCAAGGTCGTGCGTGCCCTCTGCCACCGGGTGATTGTCATGCAGAATGGCAAGATCATGGAAGAGGGACCCGTCAACGACGTTCTCACCAATCCCAAGACCGCCTACACGGAACGGCTCGTCAAAGCCGCTTTCGAGGTCTCCTGA
- a CDS encoding AraC family transcriptional regulator — MGNIVLQNLIDNGPVMRTVSLPRGRQSLHTMPTSTGYEIRENATYDWDGRKRGQTPFTVLQHTISGAGNLRYENRQLRVKEGETLLVLVPHNHRYWLEDGERWEFFWISMNGEEALRIHRSILSVTGPVLKLQPRTIAHLADCSLRLINGAETPGLASAIAYEAAMALYDDVFGSHPVFSEEYRTMQHVIDYIMSNLEHPLPVEDLAKIAGLSRAHFSRMFAANEGLPPAEFVLEKRLKRAVKLLTKTDNMPVKEVAIRSGFADANYFSKVFRRVYGTNPTEFRTTGMYASVGRQR; from the coding sequence ATGGGTAATATTGTGCTGCAGAATTTGATTGACAACGGCCCGGTCATGCGGACGGTCTCGCTGCCGCGCGGCCGCCAGAGCCTGCACACTATGCCGACCAGCACTGGCTACGAGATCCGCGAGAATGCGACATATGACTGGGATGGCCGCAAGCGCGGGCAAACGCCCTTTACCGTCCTGCAGCATACGATCAGCGGTGCAGGGAATTTGCGATATGAGAATCGCCAGCTTCGGGTGAAGGAGGGCGAGACGCTGCTGGTTCTGGTACCGCACAATCACCGCTACTGGCTCGAGGATGGCGAGCGCTGGGAATTCTTTTGGATCTCGATGAATGGCGAGGAAGCACTGCGCATCCACCGGTCGATCCTTTCGGTGACTGGTCCGGTCCTGAAGCTGCAGCCAAGGACGATCGCGCATCTGGCCGATTGCAGCCTGCGACTGATCAACGGCGCCGAGACGCCGGGACTTGCCTCGGCAATCGCCTACGAAGCGGCCATGGCGCTTTATGACGATGTCTTTGGGTCTCATCCGGTCTTCAGCGAGGAGTACCGGACGATGCAGCATGTGATCGATTACATCATGAGCAATCTTGAACACCCGCTGCCGGTGGAGGATCTGGCGAAGATCGCCGGTCTCAGCCGAGCGCATTTTTCGCGGATGTTTGCCGCCAATGAAGGGCTGCCGCCGGCAGAGTTCGTGTTGGAAAAGCGGCTCAAACGCGCCGTGAAGCTTCTGACCAAGACGGACAACATGCCCGTCAAGGAGGTGGCTATCCGCTCCGGCTTTGCGGACGCCAACTATTTCTCGAAGGTGTTCCGGCGCGTCTACGGCACGAATCCGACCGAATTCCGCACCACAGGCATGTATGCGAGCGTTGGCAGGCAACGCTAA
- a CDS encoding alpha-glucosidase/alpha-galactosidase produces the protein MSFKIAIIGAGSVGFTKKLFTDILCVPEFRDVEFALTDMSDHNLQMIKQILDTIVSSNKLPTKVTATTNRREALTGARYIISCVRVGGLEAYADDIRIPLKYGIDQCVGDTICAGGILYGQRNIPVILDFCKDIREVAEPGAKFLNYANPMAMNTWAAIEYGKVDTVGLCHGVQHGAEQIAEVLGAKSPSELDYVCSGINHQTWFVDLRLNGRKIGKDELVAAFEAHPVFSQQEKLRIDVLKRFGVYSTESNGHLSEYLPWYRKRPDEITKWIDMSDWIHGETGGYLRHSTETRNWFETEFPQFLESASKPIDPAKRSNEHASHILEALETGRVYRGHFNLKNNGVITNLPSDAIIESPGFVDRFGINMVSGITIPEACAATCIASINVQRMSVHAALSGDIDLLKLAVLHDPLVGAVATPEEVWQMVDEMVIAQARWLPQYADAVPAAKERLAKSTVKTREWAGAARRNVRSIDELRAEKAALKQAV, from the coding sequence ATGAGTTTCAAAATCGCTATCATCGGCGCGGGCAGCGTCGGCTTCACGAAAAAACTGTTCACCGACATCCTCTGCGTTCCGGAGTTCAGGGATGTGGAATTCGCTCTTACGGACATGAGCGATCACAATCTTCAGATGATCAAGCAGATCCTCGACACCATCGTCTCCTCCAACAAGCTGCCGACCAAGGTGACGGCGACAACCAACCGTCGCGAAGCGTTGACGGGTGCGCGCTACATCATCAGCTGCGTGCGCGTTGGTGGTCTGGAAGCCTATGCGGACGACATCCGCATTCCGCTCAAGTATGGTATCGACCAGTGCGTCGGCGACACGATCTGCGCCGGCGGCATTCTCTACGGACAGCGAAACATTCCCGTCATCCTCGACTTCTGCAAGGACATCCGCGAGGTTGCCGAGCCGGGTGCCAAGTTCCTGAATTATGCCAACCCGATGGCGATGAACACCTGGGCCGCGATTGAATATGGCAAGGTCGACACGGTCGGTCTTTGCCACGGCGTTCAGCATGGGGCCGAACAGATCGCCGAAGTGCTTGGCGCAAAGTCGCCTTCCGAACTCGACTATGTCTGCTCGGGCATCAACCACCAGACCTGGTTCGTCGATCTGCGCTTGAACGGCCGCAAGATCGGCAAGGACGAGCTCGTCGCAGCCTTCGAGGCGCATCCGGTCTTCTCGCAGCAGGAAAAGCTGCGCATCGACGTGCTGAAGCGCTTCGGGGTCTACTCGACAGAAAGCAACGGCCACCTGTCGGAATACCTGCCCTGGTATCGCAAGCGGCCGGATGAGATTACCAAGTGGATCGACATGTCCGACTGGATCCACGGCGAAACCGGCGGCTATCTGCGCCACTCCACCGAAACCCGCAACTGGTTCGAGACCGAGTTCCCGCAATTCCTGGAATCGGCATCCAAGCCGATCGATCCGGCCAAGCGTTCGAACGAGCATGCGAGCCATATCCTCGAGGCCCTGGAAACGGGGCGTGTCTACCGCGGCCACTTCAACCTCAAGAACAATGGGGTGATCACCAACCTGCCGTCGGATGCGATCATAGAATCGCCCGGCTTCGTCGATCGCTTCGGCATCAACATGGTCTCCGGCATCACCATTCCGGAAGCCTGCGCTGCCACCTGCATTGCGTCGATCAACGTGCAGCGCATGTCGGTACATGCAGCCCTCAGCGGTGATATCGACCTCCTGAAGCTTGCCGTGCTGCATGACCCGCTGGTCGGGGCTGTCGCAACCCCAGAAGAGGTCTGGCAGATGGTCGACGAAATGGTCATCGCCCAGGCGCGCTGGTTGCCGCAATATGCTGATGCGGTTCCCGCCGCCAAGGAGCGGCTGGCGAAATCGACCGTCAAGACCCGCGAGTGGGCCGGGGCGGCTCGCCGCAACGTGCGCTCGATTGACGAGTTGCGTGCCGAAAAGGCGGCGCTCAAGCAGGCCGTCTGA
- a CDS encoding ABC transporter substrate-binding protein, producing MRNYRNLGILAGLALSVSVSGLSAYASEPTAPPVPPQFPAEGKIKYVARDSIEEFKALPEYHEPDWVTKKFVGTGKLPPVKDRLPKEPLVFKTGNMVDGPGVYGDTLRHVIGGRPEGWNYGAGQTQGWGGIDIGLSECLTRTAPLFQVQAKDTEPLPNLAKSWDWSEDGHKLTMHLIEGAKWSDGVPFNADDIMFYWDDEVIDPNVSPLGGGASPEAFGVGTTLKKIDDYTVEWTFKDAFPKQYLYTMSYPSFCPGPAHILKPQHPKYSKNTYDQFKNAFPPEFMNIPVMGAWVPVEYRPDDIIVLRRNPYYWKVDEKGNQLPYLNELHYKLSTWADRDVQAVAGSGDFSNLEQPENFVASLKRAAEKTAPARLAFGPRLIGYNMRMNLSANGWGDPDARGQAIRELNRNEDFRKAITMGLDRKAIGDSLVKGPFTAIYPGGLSSGTSFYDRKSVVYYPFDLKGAKELLAKVGLKDTDGDGFVNFPAGTEGGKNVEIVLLVNNQYTTDKSLAEGVVGQMEKLGLKVILNALDGTKRDDAHYSGRFDWLIQRSSPELASVVQNTEQLAPVGPRTSWQHRAGTDGKVDLMPYEEKLVDIVTKFQTSQDNNERVDLMKQYQKVATENVDTVGLTEYPGALIINKRFSNVPEGTPIFMFNWAEDSVIRERLWVAADKQGKYELFPEQLPGKPGDKGPVN from the coding sequence ATGAGAAATTACCGCAACCTTGGCATCCTTGCCGGACTGGCGCTGAGCGTCTCGGTCTCGGGTTTGAGCGCCTATGCTTCCGAGCCGACAGCACCGCCTGTTCCACCGCAGTTCCCGGCGGAAGGCAAGATCAAATACGTCGCGAGAGATTCGATCGAAGAGTTCAAGGCGCTGCCTGAATATCACGAGCCAGACTGGGTGACGAAGAAATTTGTCGGTACCGGCAAGCTGCCGCCCGTCAAGGATCGCCTGCCCAAGGAACCTCTTGTCTTCAAGACGGGAAACATGGTGGATGGCCCCGGCGTCTACGGCGACACTCTTCGGCACGTCATCGGCGGCCGGCCAGAAGGCTGGAACTATGGTGCTGGCCAGACACAGGGCTGGGGCGGCATCGATATCGGCCTTTCCGAATGCCTGACGCGCACCGCACCACTCTTCCAGGTTCAGGCAAAGGACACCGAGCCGCTTCCGAACCTCGCCAAGAGCTGGGATTGGTCCGAGGACGGCCACAAGCTGACCATGCACCTGATCGAAGGCGCGAAATGGTCGGATGGCGTGCCCTTCAACGCTGACGACATTATGTTCTATTGGGACGATGAGGTCATCGACCCGAATGTCTCACCGCTCGGCGGCGGCGCATCGCCGGAAGCCTTCGGTGTCGGAACGACGCTGAAGAAGATCGACGATTACACCGTCGAATGGACCTTCAAGGACGCCTTCCCGAAGCAATATCTCTATACGATGTCCTACCCGAGCTTCTGCCCCGGTCCGGCGCATATCCTGAAGCCGCAGCATCCGAAGTACTCGAAAAACACCTACGACCAGTTCAAGAATGCCTTCCCTCCGGAATTCATGAACATACCCGTCATGGGTGCATGGGTGCCGGTCGAGTACCGCCCGGATGACATCATCGTGCTGCGCCGTAATCCCTATTACTGGAAGGTCGACGAGAAGGGCAACCAACTGCCTTACCTCAACGAGCTGCACTACAAGCTGTCGACCTGGGCCGACCGTGACGTGCAGGCAGTTGCCGGTTCCGGCGACTTTTCCAACCTGGAGCAGCCCGAAAACTTCGTGGCGTCGCTGAAGCGCGCTGCCGAAAAGACGGCACCGGCGCGTCTGGCCTTCGGACCGCGCCTGATCGGCTACAATATGCGCATGAACCTGTCTGCCAACGGCTGGGGCGATCCCGATGCCCGCGGTCAGGCGATCCGTGAACTGAACCGCAATGAAGACTTCCGCAAGGCGATCACCATGGGTCTCGACCGCAAGGCGATCGGTGACTCGCTCGTCAAGGGTCCGTTCACGGCGATTTATCCCGGTGGCCTGTCGTCGGGCACAAGCTTCTACGATCGCAAGTCCGTCGTCTACTATCCTTTCGACCTCAAGGGTGCCAAGGAACTGCTTGCCAAGGTTGGCTTGAAGGACACGGATGGTGACGGCTTCGTCAATTTCCCCGCCGGCACCGAAGGCGGCAAGAACGTTGAGATCGTCCTTCTCGTCAACAACCAGTATACGACCGACAAGAGCCTTGCCGAAGGCGTCGTCGGACAAATGGAAAAGCTTGGCTTGAAGGTCATCCTCAATGCTTTGGACGGTACAAAGCGTGACGATGCCCATTACAGCGGCCGCTTCGACTGGCTGATCCAGCGCAGCTCGCCGGAGCTTGCATCAGTGGTGCAAAATACCGAGCAGCTTGCGCCCGTGGGCCCACGTACGAGCTGGCAGCATCGCGCTGGCACCGACGGCAAGGTTGACCTGATGCCCTACGAAGAAAAGCTCGTGGACATCGTCACGAAGTTCCAGACGAGCCAGGACAACAACGAGCGTGTCGATCTTATGAAGCAGTACCAGAAGGTAGCGACCGAGAATGTCGATACGGTCGGGCTCACGGAATATCCAGGTGCGCTGATCATCAACAAGCGCTTCTCGAACGTGCCGGAAGGGACCCCGATCTTCATGTTCAATTGGGCCGAAGACTCCGTCATCCGCGAACGTCTGTGGGTGGCTGCCGACAAGCAGGGCAAGTACGAGCTGTTCCCCGAGCAGCTGCCTGGCAAGCCCGGTGACAAGGGCCCGGTCAACTAA
- a CDS encoding ABC transporter permease has product MLRFLLVRIASAIPVLIILSVVTFAIIQAPPGDYADYIRSQLINQSGASFAQAEEQAQAYRVEHGLDQPMVVQYFNWIKGIVTKGDFGYSMFYNKPVADVVSERLPRTLALALVCHIFASVLGIGFGIWAATRQYSWIDSMLSGVSFLGMTVPRFLMALIIVYLLVFQFNVSEIGSFFSPQYGGAPWSWAKFVDLVSHVWPVVAIATFGGLAYNMRVMRGNLLDTLNAQYVETARAKGLSGAAVVMRHAVPNALHPLVMYQGVVLPYMLTGEIETAIIFSLPTVGPAIVGSMAIGDVYVTATFMMVLSATLIVGNIIADMLLAMLDPRVRQYGGA; this is encoded by the coding sequence ATGTTACGATTCCTGCTCGTGCGCATAGCCTCTGCGATACCCGTCCTCATCATTTTGAGCGTCGTGACCTTCGCGATCATCCAGGCGCCGCCCGGTGACTATGCCGACTACATCCGTTCGCAGCTGATCAATCAGAGTGGGGCCTCTTTTGCCCAGGCTGAGGAACAGGCTCAAGCCTATCGCGTCGAGCACGGCCTCGATCAGCCGATGGTCGTCCAGTATTTCAACTGGATCAAGGGTATCGTGACCAAAGGGGATTTCGGCTACAGCATGTTCTATAACAAGCCGGTCGCTGATGTCGTCAGCGAACGCCTGCCGCGCACTCTGGCGCTTGCCCTGGTTTGCCACATCTTTGCATCCGTGCTTGGCATCGGTTTTGGTATCTGGGCGGCAACCCGGCAATATTCCTGGATCGACAGCATGCTCTCGGGCGTCTCCTTCCTCGGCATGACGGTGCCGCGCTTCCTGATGGCGCTGATCATAGTCTACCTGCTCGTGTTCCAGTTCAACGTCTCGGAGATCGGCAGCTTCTTCTCGCCGCAGTATGGCGGAGCGCCGTGGTCCTGGGCGAAATTCGTCGATCTCGTCAGCCATGTGTGGCCAGTCGTCGCCATCGCCACCTTCGGCGGGCTCGCCTACAACATGCGCGTCATGCGCGGCAATCTGCTCGATACGCTGAATGCGCAATATGTTGAGACGGCCCGCGCCAAAGGTCTGTCCGGCGCCGCGGTCGTCATGCGTCATGCGGTGCCGAACGCGCTCCATCCACTCGTCATGTACCAGGGCGTCGTTCTTCCCTACATGCTGACCGGGGAAATCGAGACCGCGATCATCTTCTCGCTTCCAACCGTCGGACCGGCGATCGTCGGCTCCATGGCGATCGGCGACGTCTACGTGACGGCCACCTTCATGATGGTGCTCTCTGCCACACTGATCGTCGGCAACATCATCGCCGACATGCTGCTTGCCATGCTGGACCCACGCGTCCGCCAGTACGGAGGAGCCTGA
- a CDS encoding ABC transporter permease encodes MLAFDSAPPPPREEAVNNAPHGNESYLALVWRRLRRSWTGVMGLVLVGLLLIMAIFADFFAPMDPKATDVGFAPPQVMSFHDRDGNLTYPPRVYALGESEELDPVTFQPIVGPDYDNPRLLGFFVKGAEYRLFGLIPASRHFFGSVDGQPVHFLGTDKFGRDVLSRAIIGSRISLTIALTVVFIVTMIGTTVGMVSGYFGGTFDTWVQRFVEVVLAFPQLPLYLALTSLIPVTAPTNVFLGFVIIVMSALGWAQMSREVRGKTLALARIDYVRAAMAVGATDRRIIFQHIFPNVMSHVIVAVTLHIPSVVLLESFLGFLGFAVKPPLISWGLMLQDTANYSVIGTYPWILAPVGFVLITVFAFNALGDGLRDAVDPY; translated from the coding sequence ATGCTCGCCTTCGATTCCGCTCCCCCGCCGCCGCGTGAAGAAGCCGTCAACAATGCGCCGCACGGCAATGAGAGCTACCTGGCGCTCGTCTGGCGGCGGTTAAGACGCTCCTGGACGGGAGTGATGGGCCTCGTCCTCGTTGGCTTGTTGCTCATCATGGCGATCTTTGCCGATTTCTTTGCGCCCATGGACCCGAAGGCCACCGATGTTGGCTTCGCGCCGCCGCAGGTCATGAGCTTCCATGACAGGGACGGCAATCTCACCTATCCGCCGCGTGTCTATGCGCTTGGTGAATCCGAAGAGCTCGATCCCGTCACCTTCCAGCCAATCGTCGGTCCTGACTACGACAATCCGCGCCTCCTCGGCTTTTTCGTGAAGGGTGCGGAATACAGGCTCTTTGGTCTCATCCCGGCGAGCCGCCACTTCTTCGGTTCAGTGGACGGCCAGCCGGTGCACTTTCTCGGAACCGACAAGTTCGGCCGTGACGTCCTCTCACGCGCCATCATCGGTTCGCGCATTTCACTGACGATCGCGCTTACCGTCGTCTTCATCGTGACGATGATCGGCACGACGGTCGGCATGGTATCAGGCTATTTCGGCGGCACCTTCGACACCTGGGTTCAGCGCTTCGTCGAAGTGGTGCTCGCCTTCCCGCAGCTGCCTCTTTATCTCGCCCTGACCTCGCTGATCCCGGTGACGGCGCCGACCAATGTCTTCCTCGGCTTCGTGATCATCGTCATGTCGGCGCTCGGCTGGGCACAGATGTCGCGCGAAGTGCGCGGCAAGACACTGGCGCTCGCCCGCATCGATTATGTGCGTGCCGCCATGGCGGTTGGCGCCACCGACCGGCGCATCATCTTCCAGCACATATTCCCGAACGTGATGAGCCACGTCATCGTCGCTGTCACGCTGCATATCCCGAGCGTCGTGCTGCTCGAGTCCTTCCTCGGCTTCCTTGGTTTTGCCGTGAAGCCGCCGCTGATCTCCTGGGGCTTGATGCTGCAGGACACCGCGAATTACTCGGTGATCGGCACCTATCCCTGGATCCTGGCGCCCGTCGGTTTCGTGCTGATCACCGTCTTTGCCTTCAATGCGCTGGGCGATGGTCTGCGCGACGCCGTCGATCCTTATTGA
- a CDS encoding DUF899 family protein, whose product MDANNLVSARELARRNGLSFPNESPEYRQARDDLLAEEIELRRHIERVAKQRRALPLGGPVTKDYRLQGPDGQMTLKDLFADKPTLVIYNYMYGPQRERPCPMCTSMLSALDGEIPDIRQQVAFAVVARSPIERLLAFKKERGWHHLPLYCDTTDEFSRDYHAIGADGSDDAAYNVFTIRDGRIHHFWNPEMGPATADPGQDPRGAPDFMPLWTVLDTTPEGRPPTWYPSLTYNTTR is encoded by the coding sequence ATGGACGCAAATAACCTTGTTTCTGCAAGGGAACTGGCCAGAAGAAACGGCCTCAGTTTTCCGAACGAAAGTCCCGAGTACCGACAGGCACGCGATGATCTCCTCGCCGAGGAAATCGAATTGCGCCGGCATATCGAGCGCGTTGCCAAGCAACGCCGGGCATTGCCGCTTGGTGGCCCGGTGACGAAGGACTACCGCCTTCAGGGGCCGGACGGCCAGATGACGTTGAAAGACCTGTTTGCGGACAAGCCGACACTGGTGATCTACAATTACATGTACGGGCCACAGCGTGAGCGACCATGCCCGATGTGCACCTCAATGCTGTCGGCACTTGACGGTGAGATCCCTGATATTCGCCAGCAGGTCGCCTTCGCCGTCGTTGCGCGCTCGCCGATCGAGCGGCTATTGGCTTTCAAGAAGGAGCGCGGCTGGCATCATTTGCCGCTCTACTGCGATACGACCGACGAGTTTAGCCGCGACTACCATGCCATCGGCGCTGATGGCAGTGATGATGCCGCCTACAACGTCTTCACGATCCGGGATGGTCGTATCCATCACTTCTGGAACCCGGAAATGGGGCCCGCAACCGCCGATCCCGGCCAGGATCCACGCGGCGCGCCGGACTTCATGCCGCTCTGGACCGTGCTCGACACGACGCCTGAAGGGCGACCGCCGACCTGGTACCCAAGCCTCACCTACAACACCACGCGGTAG